DNA from bacterium:
TTTACCGGCACGCAAACTGACAGCCTGCCTGTCGGCCGTGCTCCTCTTTGCGTCCGCCCGCTTTCCTGATAGAAGATAAGACTTCATTTTGCATAGGAAACGCTCCCGCGATGCGAGGAGCGTTTTCCATGTGCCGCTCGCCTGGAGAAGATGCCCGTGAGCCCCGTTATTTTTCAGCTCGGTCCCTTTGTGCTTCGGTGGTACGGACTCATGTATGTGGTCGCCGTCCTGGTGGGCGCCCGCCTCGTCCGGAAAGAATCCGAGCGCCGCGGCCTGCCCATCACCGCGGACGAGATCATGAACTTCGCGCTGATCGTCATGTTCGCCGGTATCCTGGGTGGCCGGATCTACTACGTCATCTTCAATTGGGATTTCTACGGAAAGAACCTCGGCGAGATCGTTCAGATCTGGCACGGCGGACTGGCCATCCACGGCGGAATGGTCGGCGGGGTGTTGGCGGGCCTCATCTACCTGAACCGGCATCCGGTTTCGACCTGGGATTTCGCCGACGCCGTGGCGCCCGCCGTCATGCTGGGGCAGGTCTTCGGCCGCTTCGGCAACTTCATGAACGGGGATGCCCACGGGATGCCCACGGCGCTGCCCTGGGGGGTGGTCTTTCCGGCGGAGAGCATCGCCGGCCGCCAGTTTCCGGGAATACCGCTCCACCCGGTCATGATCTACGAGCTGCTGCTGAACCTGCTGTGGTTCTTCCTCCTGCGGCGGCTCCGTCTGTGGAACCACCGGCCGGGCTTTCTCTTTTGTCTCTATTTTATCCTGTACTCCATCGGACGCGCCGCCGTGAGCGGATTCCGGGCGGACAGCCTGTGGATGGGCCCCGTGCGGGCCGCCTACGTGGCGAGCGCCGTTCTCATCGTCATCTTCGGCGGAATCATCCTGAAGAAGCGTCTTTGGACTTCCGATTCGGTTGCGGCTTCATCGTAGCCCGATCCTCTCTTTTTTCCTCATTTATCAAGGAGCGAAAGACCATGGGCTGGAGAATCGTCGATCTCTCGCAGGAAATTTTCAACGGGATGCCCGTCTATCCCGGCCACCAGCGCACCGCGCTCTTTCCCAACAAGACCCACGAGGAAACCTCCTACGCCTACAAAGACTCCCCCTCGGGCCACACCTCCACGACGAACACCATCATCATGAGCGATCACGGCCCGACTCATGTGGACGCCTTCGTGCACATCGACAAAAAACCCGGCGCCGAGAGCATCGATCAGATGGGGCTCGAATGGTTTTTCACCGAGGCCATCTGCCTCGACCTCTCGAAGTTCTGCAACACCGACGCCTGGATGACCCCCGAGGACCTCGAAGAAGCCTGCAAGAAGGCGAGCCTCGAGGTTCCCGCCAAGGGCGCCGTCCTCATCTGGACGGGCCACTACGAGGCCAACTACGGGGGGGACTTCAACACCTGGCTCTACAAGTATCCCGGCCTGAACGAGGCGGCGATGAACTGGCTAGCCGACAGGGGCTGCATCAACGTCGGCATC
Protein-coding regions in this window:
- the lgt gene encoding prolipoprotein diacylglyceryl transferase, giving the protein MSPVIFQLGPFVLRWYGLMYVVAVLVGARLVRKESERRGLPITADEIMNFALIVMFAGILGGRIYYVIFNWDFYGKNLGEIVQIWHGGLAIHGGMVGGVLAGLIYLNRHPVSTWDFADAVAPAVMLGQVFGRFGNFMNGDAHGMPTALPWGVVFPAESIAGRQFPGIPLHPVMIYELLLNLLWFFLLRRLRLWNHRPGFLFCLYFILYSIGRAAVSGFRADSLWMGPVRAAYVASAVLIVIFGGIILKKRLWTSDSVAASS
- a CDS encoding cyclase family protein — encoded protein: MGWRIVDLSQEIFNGMPVYPGHQRTALFPNKTHEETSYAYKDSPSGHTSTTNTIIMSDHGPTHVDAFVHIDKKPGAESIDQMGLEWFFTEAICLDLSKFCNTDAWMTPEDLEEACKKASLEVPAKGAVLIWTGHYEANYGGDFNTWLYKYPGLNEAAMNWLADRGCINVGIDSPSVDSSLAMKDRGYWAHKVCRERKVTNVENLANLKEVAGTKFIFSCLPLKMRGGTGSPVRAVAIYME